Proteins found in one Gadus macrocephalus chromosome 23, ASM3116895v1 genomic segment:
- the kif9 gene encoding kinesin-like protein KIF9 — MKVFVRSRPTATFAQELIEILPDGKTVQIHQSKGRRCGGYHAPSSWCFQLDGVLHLLSQEEVYARVGQEVVLGALDGYNGTVLCFGQTGAGKTYTMTGTTESYRQRGIIPRAVEQVFQEVAKRSDQIFSVQLSYLEVYNDTLTDLLSTLAGPQHLAPRGPVPPRPGLALMEEPGGRVSIRGLSLHPVQSKEEALDLLFEGELNRIMGAHAMNNHSSRSHCIFTLHIQSRSRSLSGTTFLRSKLSLVDLAGSERLGRTGGAGQTLREATHINKSLSFLEQTILALADPRRDHVPFRQSKLTHALKHSLGGNCNTVLVANIYGEETQMDETLSTLRFASRMKSVKSQPSINQHVDPALEVKRLQKEVEMLRDELSIQNLLVNGGGARYQPLSKAQQAELQDQVQRYLEGSLEAISVVSVRQLQEVFSQFRLAVQEQEQRVKAKLSQTYTLVERGRADDSANPKEEDEVEEEEEEEEEEEVGGSRRVGGMTGRARVKSKRKKAKEAPPSRGKKPGAASPVHGKALETRSSPRIHPPPQTPEDEPDPPDQEVQEAPPPEAEPIRTDSPPTKAQAFEEFKASGGAGLHRLLRSNKEVLQERRALLHLLGQELNAAKRDIDAAAEDVQRHRHAHGRLRGSEETQDVEEALVGRLGALRTRYRQHHDQLGPARAEVRYCQHLVDRCRVRLLSEFESWYPNSLLSPREVPERGSITPGLVPPDRSPSLGDEERRPCEHVQSRRGEGPGAVAFYNAHRRSLRRMKSRRPPGTLPNTLPTTVLPFA, encoded by the exons ATGAAGGTGTTCGTGAGAAGCCGACCGACCGCCACTTTTGCTCAAGAGCTCATAGAAATCCTCCCCGATGGAAAA ACGGTGCAGATCCACCAGAGCAAAGGGAGGCGGTGTGGAGGATACCACGCCCCCAGCTCCTGGTGCTTCCAGCTGGACGGGGTGCTGCACCTCCTGTCCCAGGAGGAGGTGTACGCCAGGGTGGGCCAGGAGGTGGTTTTGGGGGCGCTGGACGGGTACAATG GTACGGTCTTGTGTTTTGGCCAAACAGGCGCAGGAAAGACCTACACCATGACGGGCACCACCGAGTCCTACCGCCAGCGAGGGATCATCCCCCGCGCGGTggaacag GTGTTTCAGGAAGTGGCGAAGCGCAGCGACCAGATCTTCTCTGTCCAGCTGTCCTACCTGGAGGTCTACAACGACACCCTGACGGACCTGCTGTCCACACTGGCCGGGCCCCAGCACctggccccccggggcccagtGCCCCCCCGGCCGGGTCTTGCGTTGATGGAAGAGCCCGGTGGGCGGGTGTCCATCAGGGGTCTGTCCCTGCACCCCGTCCAGAGCAAGGAGGAGGCCCTGGACCTGCTGTTTGAG GGGGAGCTGAATCGCATCATGGGAGCTCACGCTATGAACAACCACTCCTCCAGGTCCCACTGCATCTTCACCCTACACATACAG TCTCGCTCCAGGTCTCTCTCTGGCACCACGTTCCTGCGCTCCAAGCTGAGCCTGGTGGACCTGGCCGGGTCGGAGCGCCTGGGTAGGACTGGG ggggcggggcagacGTTGCGGGAGGCGACACACATCAACAAGTCTCTGTCCTTCCTGGAGCAGACCATCCTGGCCCTGGCGGACCCCCGCAGAGACCACGTCCCCTTCAGACAGAGCAAGCTCACCCACGCACTCAAACACTCcctgg GAGGGAACTGCAACACAGTGCTGGTGGCCAACATCTACGGAGAGGAGACGCAGATGGACGAGACG CTGTCCACGCTGCGGTTCGCCAGTCGGATGAAGAGCGTCAAAAGCCAACCGTCCATCAACCAACACGTTGACCCTGca TTGGAGGTGAAGAGGCTCCAGAAGGAAGTGGAGATGCTGAGGGATGAGCTGTCCATCCAGAATCTCCTG GTGAATGGAGGGGGGGCGAGGTACCAGCCTCTCTCCAAGGCCCAACAGGCTGAACTCCAGGACCAGGTGCAGAGGTACCTGGAAGGAAGTCTTGAGGCCATCAGT gtgGTCAGTGTCAGACAGCTGCAGGAGGTCTTCTCTCAGTTCAGACTGGCTGTGCA AGAGCAGGAGCAGAGAGTGAAGGCCAAGCTCTCTCAGACCTACACGCTGGTGGAGAGAGGCCGGGCCGACGACTCAGCCAATCCCAAG gaggaggatgaagtggaggaggaagaggaggaggaggaggaggaggaggtgggcggcaGCCGCAGGGTGGGGGGTATGACCGGCCGCGCCCGAGTCAAGAGCAAACGCAAGAAGGCTAAAGAAGCCCCGCCGAG CCGGGGGAAAAAGCCTGGAGCCGCGAGTCCTGTTCATGGGAAGGCACTAGAGACCAGATCCAGTCCCAGGATACATCCTCCTCCCCAGACCCCTGAGGACGAACCGGACCCCCCCGACCAGGAAGTACAGGAAGCACCACCTCCAGAGGCAGAGCCAATCAGGACAGA CTCCCCCCCCACCAAGGCCCAGGCCTTCGAGGAGTTCAAGGCGTCGGGCGGGGCcggcctccaccgcctcctgcgGAGCAACAAGGAGGTGCTGCAGGAGCGCCGCgccctcctgcacctcctcggCCAGGAGCTCAACGCCGCCAAGAGGGACATCGACGCGGCGGCGGAGGACGTCCAGCGGCACCGCCACGCTCACG GCCGGCTCCGGGGGTCCGAGGAGACCCAGGACGTGGAGGAGGCCCTGGTGGGCCGTCTGGGGGCCCTGAGGACGCGGTACCGCCAGCACCACGACCAGCTGGGCCCCGCGAGGGCCGAGGTCCGCTACTGCCAGCACCTGGTGGACCGCTGCAGGGTCCGCCTGCTCTCAG AGTTTGAGAGCTGGTACCCCAACTCCTTGCTGTCGCCCCGGGAGGTCCCGGAAAGGGGTTCGATCACGCCTGGGCTCGTACCCCCGGAccgctctccctccctg GGCGACGAGGAGCGGCGTCCTTGTGAGCACGTCCAGAGCAGGCGAGGCGAGGGGCCCGGCGCCGTGGCCTTCTACAACGCCCACCGCCGGAGCCTCAGACGG aTGAAGAGCAGAAGACCTCCAGGAACTCTCCCAAATACACTTCCCACCACGGTTCTCCCCTTTGCCTAG